The Arachis hypogaea cultivar Tifrunner chromosome 19, arahy.Tifrunner.gnm2.J5K5, whole genome shotgun sequence genome has a window encoding:
- the LOC112776704 gene encoding cysteine and histidine-rich domain-containing protein RAR1, with translation MAQTGKVRCQRIGCDAIFSDDDNPDGSCRYHDSGPIFHDGMKEWSCCKKRSHDFSLFLEIPGCKTGKHTSEKQVIAPVKKATVAAPTAAPSTNASAKDSCSRCRQGFFCSDHGSQVKPVNTVGDNPGSVAGHVCAETNSSVQDPKDPKKIVDINEPQACKNKGCGQTFKEKDNHETACSYHPGPAVFHDRMRGWKCCDIHVKEFDEFMSIPPCTKGWHNADPDQ, from the exons ATGGCGCAGACCGGCAAAGTTCGCTGCCAGAGGATTGGTTGTGACGCCATCTTCTCCGACGACGATAACCCTGACGGTTCCTGTCGATATCATGATTCT gGA CCAATCTTTCATGATGGGATGAAAGAATGGAGCTGTTGCAAGAAAAGAAGTCATGATTTCAGCCTGTTTTTGGAAATTCCAGG ATGTAAGACCGGAAAACATACATCCGAAAAGCAAGTGATTGCACCGGTTAAGAAGGCTACTGTGGCTGCTCCAACTGCAGCTCCTTCAACCAATGCATCGGCAAAGGACTCTTGTTCTAGGTGTCGGCAGGGATTCTTTTGCTCAGATCATG GTTCACAAGTCAAACCTGTAAATACTGTTGGAGACAACCCTGGAAGTGTTGCCGGACATGTCTGCGCTGAGACCAATTCAAGTGTTCAGGATCCAAAGGATCCTAAGAAGATAGTCGATATAAACGAGCCCCAAGCGTGTAAAAATAAAGGGTGCGGCCAAACTTTCAAGGAGAAGGATAATCATGAGACTGCTTGCAGCTACCATCCTGGCCCCGCGGTGTTTCACGACCGGATGAGAGGG TGGAAGTGCTGTGACATTCACGTGAAAGAATTTGATGAGTTTATGAGTATTCCTCCATGCACAAAGGGATGGCATAATGCTGACCCTGATCAATGA
- the LOC112779358 gene encoding CDGSH iron-sulfur domain-containing protein NEET — MESVLSFNKMIMKPLAPKGFAESNIAARKKSRMAVVVKAEGAGVGVGINPDIRKTEEKVVDSVVVSELSKPLTPYCRCWRSGTFPLCDGSHVKHNKATGDNVGPLLLKK; from the exons ATGGAATCCGTTTTAAGCTTCAACAAGATGATAATGAAGCCACTGGCACCGAAGGGGTTTGCTGAGAGCAACATAGCAGCAAGGAAGAAGAGTCGCATGGCGGTGGTTGTGAAAGCAGAGGGTGCGGGTGTTGGTGTTGGAATCAACCCTGATATCAGGAAGACTGAGGAGAAGGTTGTGGACTCTGTTGTTGTCTCTGAACTCTCTAAACCCCTCACTCCCTATTGCAG ATGTTGGAGATCAGGAACTTTTCCTCTGTGCGACGGAAGCCATGTAAAGCATAACAAGGCCACTGGGGATAACGTTGGACCTCTGCTTCTGAAAAAGTAG